One part of the Lotus japonicus ecotype B-129 chromosome 2, LjGifu_v1.2 genome encodes these proteins:
- the LOC130737691 gene encoding TMV resistance protein N-like isoform X1 gives MADCTQNSKWKYHVFLSFRGEDTRLGFTDHLYAALVRKSIITFRDDEELARGEVISQKLLHAIHKSLSAIVIISKNYASSSWCLDELVKILETKNLSGQQVFPIFYGVDPSDVRNQRGSFAEAFRKHEEKSTENKENVQKWRDALREVANLSGWDSKDQHETELIEEVVAQVWKKLELKFPTYNDGLVAIDTRLEDLFSILKLGLEGVRFIGIWGMGGIGKTTLATALFKKIKSHFDVSCFIANVREVSGERSEGLLQLQNKILSHLNIKGMVIETLSEGKDSLRNLLSSKRVLLVLDDVSSKTHLENLAGNLEWFGQGSRIIVTTRDKHLLISHVVLFEMYENKILNKSESLQLLCEKAFKGNQPKEDYLKLSQSVVEYAGGLPLALEVLGSFLCGRSLSDWEDALVKMKQVPHDDILNKIRISYDMLEEEHKTIFLDIACFFKGWYKHKVIQVLDNCGLHPTVGINVLIEKSLVTFDGRVIGMHDLLEEMGKTIVFQESPNDPGRRSRLWSLEDIDQVLKKNKGTELVQGIVLKSTPSKLYEAHWDPEAFSKMCNLRLLVVLCDLHLPLGLKCLSSSLKVLVWWGYPLNALPLKAQLDELVHLQMINSKVKQLWKGTQYFGKLKVIDLSNSKDLLQTPNISAVPYLEELYLNDCTKLFEVHQSIGQHKKLMILSLMGCGNLKILPSKLEMCSLKMFFLSDCSDIERLPDFGENMTSVSVLNLMKCKSLLYLPDSISNLKSLRILNISGCSQVFCLPDNLKQNKALEDLDLSRTSIRMFDPFLLQLGNLKRLSFLGCSGPPSNSSWDLHLPLGLKLRFSPARTGLKLPPTVSGLSSLTVLNLSFCNLTDASIPPDIDRLSSLERLILSWNNFTHLPDSIANLPKLHCLELENCPELQSLPVLPPHVRLYASDSDAMPGNLLDPEKLWKLFESSDQELFLSPVSRKLDWPALYPVYMEIPPRLDTKSFFPLGSAYISKLDSFASVTVGIPDDCLSSDWWGVAVLVALDAQSPDEGFMAKQMRMYWSFDTEDGPSLSLASGSTANNDLYLFTLAVSDDFIYIRRHNRDDPPWWNREHFSKHRKPELNENSLVCFEVHVGGCKIRKCRWRVLRKEDCIEDLQNVKGRGQPVKTRPRGESKLSMDEFKGEDVIASEGSKDNFSMGKLFHNIRQGLGISMLALMAGTAMFLLPRQGLGSKQQTPTIGDTSKLIKSRQVSHGTGLKVSIPQLQRNHGKNARKPFLLSLYQPPRTLSLSQNVFYSYLTR, from the exons ATGGCAGATTGTACCCAAAACTCAAAATGGAAGTATCATGTTTTCTTGAGTTTTAGGGGAGAAGACACTCGCCTAGGTTTCACCGATCACTTATATGCAGCTTTGGTCCGCAAGAGTATAATAACTTTCAGAGATGATGAAGAACTTGCCAGAGGTGAAGTTATCTCACAAAAACTCCTGCATGCTATTCACAAGTCTCTATCAGCAATTGTCATAATCTCCAAAAACTATGCTTCTTCATCTTGGTGTTTGGATGAATTGGTCAAGATTCTTGAGACCAAAAATTTGTCGGGACAACAAGTGTTTCCGATCTTTTATGGTGTGGATCCCTCCGATGTAAGGAATCAAAGGGGAAGTTTTGCAGAAGCTTTTAGGAAACATGAAGAAAAATCTACtgaaaacaaagaaaatgtgCAAAAATGGAGAGATGCATTAAGAGAAGTGGCCAACTTGTCAGGGTGGGACTCTAAGGATCA ACATGAAACTGAACTAATTGAAGaagttgttgcacaagtatggAAAAAATTAGAACTCAAATTCCCAACATATAATGATGGACTGGTTGCAATTGACACAAGACTAGaagatttattttcaattttgaagCTAGGATTGGAGGGTGTTCGTTTCATAGGGATATGGGGCATGGGTGGTATAGGTAAAACAACTCTTGCTACAGCTCTCTTCAAGAAAATTAAAAGCCATTTTGATGTTAGCTGCTTTATTGCCAATGTTAGAGAGGTGTCTGGGGAAAGAAGTGAGGGTCTGCTGCAGTTGCAAAATAAAATTCTTTCTCATCTAAACATCAAAGGAATGGTAATTGAAACTTTAAGCGAAGGAAAGGACAGCTTAAGAAACCTCTTGTCCAGCAAAAGAGTTCTACTTGTCCTTGATGATGTAAGTTCTAAAACACATCTTGAGAATTTGGCTGGAAACCTAGAATGGTTTGGTCAAGGGAGTAGAATTATAGTGACAACAAGGGATAAGCACCTGCTGATATCACACGTAGTGTTGTTTGAAATGTATGAGAATAAAATCTTAAATAAAAGTGAATCCCTTCAACTTTTATGTGAAAAGGCATTTAAAGGAAACCAACCTAAAGAGGATTATTTGAAATTGTCTCAAAGTGTAGTCGAATATGCTGGAGGCCTTCCCTTGGCTCTTGAAGTGTTGGGTTCTTTTCTTTGTGGAAGAAGTTTATCTGATTGGGAAGATGCATTGGTCAAGATGAAGCAAGTTCCACATGATGATATCCTAAACAAAATACGAATAAGTTATGACATGTTAGAAGAGGAACACAAGACCATATTTCTAGACATAGCCTGTTTTTTTAAGGGATGGTACAAACATAAAGTGATACAAGTTTTGGACAATTGCGGTCTTCATCCAACAGTGGGAATAAATGTTCTTATAGAAAAATCATTGGTAACTTTCGATGGAAGAGTTATTGGGATGCATGATCTTCTTGAAGAAATGGGCAAAACTATTGTTTTTCAAGAGTCTCCTAATGATCCTGGTCGGCGGAGTAGATTATGGTCACTAGAGGATATTGACCAAGTGCTAAAAAAGAATAAG GGGACTGAACTTGTCCAAGGTATAGTTTTGAAGTCAACACCTTCTAAGCTGTACGAAGCACATTGGGACCCTGAGGCCTTCTCAAAGATGTGTAATCTTCGATTACTCGTTGTATTATGTGATTtgcatcttcctcttggtttgaAATGTCTTTCTAGCTCACTAAAAGTTCTTGTATGGTGGGGATATCCATTGAATGCTCTACCCCTTAAAGCTCAACTAGATGAGCTCGTTCACTTACAAATGATCAATAGTAAGGTTAAACAACTATGGAAGGGAACTCAG TATTTTGGAAAGCTGAAAGTAATTGATTTAAGTAATTCCAAGGATCTACTTCAAACTCCAAATATCTCTGCAGTTCCTTACCTTGAAGAGTTGTACCTTAATGATTGTACAAAACTCTTTGAAGTTCACCAATCTATTGGACAGCACAAAAAGCTCATGATTTTGAGCTTGATGGGATGTGGAAATCTCAAAATCCTTCCAAGTAAATTGGAGATgtgttccctgaaaatgttcttCCTTTCTGACTGCTCAGACATTGAAAGACTTCCTGATTTTGGGGAAAACATGACATCCGTTTCAGTGCTTAATTTGATGAAATGCAAAAGTCTTTTGTACCTTCCAGATAGCATTAGTAACCTGAAGTCTCTCAGAATTCTCAACATATCAGGATGCTCACAAGTTTTTTGCTTGCCAGATAatctaaaacaaaacaaagcttTGGAGGATCTTGACTTGAGTAGAACTTCTATTAGAATGTTTGATCCATTCCTACTTCAGTTAGGGAATCTCAAAAGGTTATCTTTCTTGGGGTGCAGTGGACCACCATCCAACTCCAGCTGGGACTTACATCTTCCTTTGGGGCTTAAGTTAAGGTTTTCCCCTGCCCGTACAGGCTTAAAATTGCCTCCTACTGTCTCAGGTCTTTCCTCATTAACTGTTTTGAATTTAAGTTTTTGCAATCTCACTGATGCTTCAATTCCTCCCGATATCGATCGCTTATCATCATTGGAGAGACTAATTTTAAGTTGGAACAATTTTACACACCTACCTGACTCCATTGCTAATCTTCCAAAGCTTCACTGTCTGGAATTGGAAAATTGCCCAGAGCTTCAATCCTTACCTGTGCTTCCACCGCATGTACGCTTGTATGCATCAGATTCAGATGCAATGCCGGGTAATTTATTAGATCCAGAAAAGTTATGGAAGTTGTTTGAATCAAGTGATCAAGAGCTTTTTCTGTCACCTGTATCTCGA AAGCTTGATTGGCCAGCACTCTATCCTGTGTACATGGAAATCCCGCCACGATTGGATACTAAGAGCTTTTTTCCCTTGGGGTCAGCATATATATCAAAACTTGATTCATTTGCATCAGTAACAGTTGGCATCCCTGATGATTGTCTTTCAAGTGATTGGTGGGGAGTTGCTGTGTTGGTTGCCTTAGATGCTCAGTCTCCAGATGAAGGTTTTATGGCCAAACAAATGCGTATGTATTGGAGCTTTGACACTGAAGATGGTCCCTCTCTATCTCTGGCGTCGGGATCAACAGCGAATAATGACCTCTATCTGTTTACATTGGCAGTGAGTGATGACTTTATATACATTCGACGGCACAATAGAGACGACCCGCCGTGGTGGAACCGAGAACACTTTAGCAAGCATCGAAAGCCAGAGCTGAATGAAAACAGTTTGGTGTGTTTTGAAGTGCACGTGGGAGGGTGCAAGATAAGAAAGTGTAGGTGGCGTGTGTTGCGCAAGGAAGATTGTATTGAAGACTTGCAAAACGTAAAGGGCCGTGGCCAACCTGTTAAGACTCGTCCTAGAGGTGAGAGCAAACTATCTATGGATGAATTCAAGGGAGAGGATGTTATTGCTTCGGAAGGATCCAAGGACAACTTCTCCATG